In a single window of the Podospora pseudocomata strain CBS 415.72m chromosome 2 map unlocalized CBS415.72m_2, whole genome shotgun sequence genome:
- the ssh4 gene encoding Protein ssh4 (COG:U; EggNog:ENOG503NZ1J), with protein sequence MTNNRHSFHTMDRYDHYPSNPNPAPNGIIIGLLSSFGSAIVILCVFLIIYYFKYTSSGRIFLDRIGRPGEYDDEQAFAREEAEALETMDDMQRTEYLRAKAFIAANPPESVQTDISLSQYLAIQEKGVSAWEFEPELEIANCFVEARTEIEFFDSECTVMSNLPVPKQNEVYYWEAKIYEKPDNTLVSIGMCTKPYPLFRLPGFHKHSVAYLSNGSRRYNQPFKGNHYGPQIVQGDVIGVGYRPRTGAIFFTRNGKKLEEAAHGMKTQNFFPSVGANGPCIVHVNFGQAGFVFIEANVKKWGLAPMTGSLAPPPPYGSEQGSILLETGRKDGYTGSYTRGHGGSQSVQLYPRQGGPGLDPGHTRSRSGNFRVLPPTSPGPQRSPTDISLSHLVPTEDAGEPSSAAAAETHNEEGAQNAGLGVHDPNHPPPPEYTSPEHSDAEHDDSDDENRPLINISRSRNGSLATVRARSTSNAQGRPIQQRSSPSPPIPSYQDAILQGAGRDRSGSAMSSRSARSGRTGR encoded by the exons ATGACCAACAACCGCCACTCTTTCCACACAATGGATCGTTACGATCACTACCCCTCGAATCCAAACCCGGCCCCGAatggcatcatcatcggcctGCTGTCGTCGTTCGGGTCGGCCATCGTGATACTCTGCGTGTTTCTCATCATCTACTATTTTAAGTACACATCCTCGGGCCGCATCTTCCTCGACCGGATCGGTCGTCCCGGCGAGTACGATGACGAGCAGGCGTTTGCAcgggaggaggccgaggcatTGGAGACGATGGATGACATGCAGAGGACGGAATATTTGAGAGCAAAGG CCTTCATTGCTGCCAACCCCCCCGAGTCTGTGCAGACGGACATCTCGCTATCGCAGTATCTGGCTATTCAGGAGAAGGGTGTTTCTGCTTGGGAGTTTGAGCCGGAGCTGGAGATTGCCAACTGCTTTGTTGAAGCCCGTACGGAGATTGAGTTCTTTGATTCGGAATGCACCGTCATGAGCAATCTGCCGGTACCAAAACAGAACGAAGTCTACTACTGGGAAGCCAAGATCTACGAGAAGCCAGACAATACTCTGGTCAGCATCGGCATGTGCACGAAACCCTATCCGCTGTTCCGGTTACCAG GCTTCCACAAACACTCTGTTGCCTATCTTTCCAATGGTTCTCGCCGCTACAACCAACCGTTCAAGGGCAACCACTACGGCCCCCAAATTGTTCAAGGTGACGTTATTGGCGTTGGATACCGACCTCGGACCGGCGCTATATTCTTCACACGAAACGGGAAGAAACTGGAAGAAGCCGCCCACGGCATGAAGACGCAAAACTTCTTCCCCTCGGTCGGAGCAAATGGCCCATGCATCGTGCACGTCAACTTTGGCCAGGCCGGATTTGTTTTCATCGAGGCCAACGTGAAGAAGTGGGGTCTGGCCCCCATGACGGGCTCACtggcaccacctccgccatACGGCTCTGAGCAAGGCAGCATTCTTCTCGAAACGGGACGGAAGGACGGATACACAGGGTCATACACTCGTGGTCATGGCGGAAGTCAGTCTGTGCAGCTTTACCCTAGGCAAGGCGGACCCGGTTTGGATCCCGGTCATACCCGTTCGAGATCTGGTAACTTCAGAGTtctcccacccaccagccCAGGGCCCCAGCGCAGCCCAACCGATATCTCCCTTTCCCATTTGGTTCCTACAGAAGACGCCGGAGAGCCTAGCAGCGCCGCGGCAGCTGAAACACATAACGAGGAGGGGGCGCAAAATGCAGGCCTTGGTGTTCACGACCCCAACCATCCGCCCCCACCGGAGTACACAAGCCCAGAACACTCGGATGCCGAGCACGATGACAGTGACGATGAGAACCGGCCATTGATCAACATCAGCAGGAGCCGTAATGGCTCCCTGGCTACTGTTCGAGCGAGGAGCACTAGCAATGCTCAGGGTCGGCCCATTCAACAGCGCTCGTCACCAAGTCCTCCCATTCCAAGCTATCAGGATGCCATCTTGCAAGGAGCTGGGCGTGACAGAAGCGGCAGCGCCATGTCGTCGAGATCGGCGAGATCAGGAAGGACCGGGAGGTAA
- a CDS encoding uncharacterized protein (COG:D; EggNog:ENOG503P4A5), producing MADYNSMKVPELKKVLQERSLPLTGNKADLIARLQEDDNQKAPEAAEPKADTKPAAAAEDEIDYDDDDFPPMAKKADAAPAATQDKPAEEKKSEDAPAVVETKADETAAPATTTTKDDKPAETTATEEPAAAPAAPLFSANLAATNAQTEAEKRAARAARFGITLDENSEEAKAAARAAKFGVANDQISALDSALPERGPRKRGREAKDDGSKVKGAEGGNKRPQQQQPSANVRNNSNNGRNQQGRGGRVRGGPGGAGRQQRNGGGGGAAAATKLPQREEDPAERAKREARAKRFA from the exons atGGCCGACTACAACAGCATGAAGGTCCccgagttgaagaaggttcTTCAGGAGCGCAGCCTACCGTTGACCGGCAACAAGGCCGACCTGATTGCCCGTCTTCAGGAGGACGACAATCAGAAGGCCCCGGAAGCTGCAGAGCCCAAGGCCG ACACCAAGCCCGCCGCCGCGGCGGAGGATGAGATCGactacgacgacgatgacttTCCTCccatggccaagaaggctgaTGCCGCTCCCGCCGCCACTCAAGACAAGCCagcagaggagaagaagtcggAGGATGCGCCAGCCGTTGTCGAAACCAAGGCTGATGAGACTGCTGcccctgccaccaccaccaccaaagacgaCAAGCCAGCTGAGACCACCGCCACAGAGGAACCCGCCGCTGCCCCAGCTGCACCTCTCTTCTCAGCGAACCTAGCCGCGACCAACGCGCAGACGGAAGCAGAGAAGCGGGCTGCTCGCGCCGCCAGATTCGGCATCACGCTAGACGAAAACTcggaggaggccaaggccgcGGCGAGGGCTGCCAAGTTCGGGGTGGCTAATGACCAGATCTCGGCTCTGGACAGCGCGCTGCCTGAGCgggggccgaggaagagggggagggaggcgaaggATGATGGGAGCAAGGTTAAGGGTGCTGAGGGCGGCAACAAGcggccgcagcagcagcagcctagTGCCAATGTCCGGAACAACAGCAATAACGGCCGTAACCAGCAGGGACGGGGCGGTCGTGTGCGTGGTGGTCcgggtggtgctggtcgGCAGCAGCGCaatggggggggtgggggtgctgctgctgcgacgaAGCTGCCgcaaagggaggaggatccgGCGGAGAGGGCtaagagggaggcgagggctAAGAGGTTTGCCTAA
- a CDS encoding uncharacterized protein (COG:S; EggNog:ENOG503NUWV) has protein sequence MAGPGGGPPRRSHTKSRKGCESCKRRHIRCDESFPQCRNCTKHKVRCPYNDITQPDERSCSPDKPDLMWTPQIEEEINQWKITGVFPFPHIYPAPTPCDLTLDQLRLIHHVASISEQMESLNANGFTLWTRRIPTIIQIGATYDYVLHALLAFSATHLAHLTDCPLVGNMAYEHRGIALNRLQEAIGCFSRENSDAILAASLVLSWQATDWKSWTELMQGTSTIIDAMESWKHESLFGDFIAESSTFPTGPPSPTPDHQPSQPCAADMDSYQRTLKQLQKLEHHLKQSHESPKPITQLIAFMKGSRKIVLTQPLHQQFERLRALRTWLFWLPVDMLQQSSCSPNSLVVIAHYYTAALLMERLFPDIGAAYFGSLTVKPIEEIHQRLSSSERGQTSLSFMDHPLGTVYEFRSRMGWAHPVDTPAFHQYTAPPFYMNDGSPAMVPAASPEYFYGDSVSFSYSTEDLSVPNSAVSPLQLSSPFPHSGNQQYLNIPSPYGAYSPVSSVYGDFGDAGHSDFEDSGNWTVPYSAASPVMGPASHRYSVGFVSSPIQSTWA, from the exons ATGGCCGGTCCCGGTGGtggtcctcctcgtcggAGCCACACCAAGTCCCGGAAGGGATGTGAATCTTG CAAGCGCCGCCACATCAGATGTGATGAAAGCTTCCCTCAATG CCGCAACTGCACCAAGCACAAGGTCCGCTGCCCGTACAACGACATCACTCAGCCTGATGAGAGGTCTTGCTCGCCTGACAAGCCCGACCTCATGTGGACCCCtcagattgaggaggagatcaaccaGTGGAAGATTACCGGGGTGTTCCCATTCCCGCACATCTATCCTGCACCGACACCCTGTGACTTGACTCTGGACCAGCTCAGGCTGATCCACCATGTTGCGTCCATCAGCGAGCAGATGGAGAGCCTCAATGCCAATGGCTTCACGCTTTGGACGCGGCGGATTCCCAC aATCATCCAGATCGGTGCTACCTACGACTATGTCTTGCATGCGCTGCTGGCGTTTTCCGCCACGCACCTTGCGCACCTGACCGACTGCCCATTGGTGGGCAACATGGCCTACGAGCACCGGGGCATTGCGCTGAACCGCCTTCAGGAAGCCATCGGCTGCTTCTCGAGGGAGAACTCCGACGCCATCCTGGCGGCTTCGCTCGTGCTGTCGTGGCAAGCCACGGATTG GAAGAGCTGGACCGAACTCATGCAAGGAACCTCGACG ATTATCGATGCCATGGAATCCTGGAAACACGAGTCCCTGTTTGGCGACTTCATCGCCGAGAGCAGCACGTTCCCTACCGGCCCTCCGTCGCCCACCCCGgaccaccagcccagccagccatgcGCTGCCGACATGGACAGTTACCAGCGGACTCTGAAGCAGCTGCAGAAGCTCGAACACCATCTGAAGCAGAGCCATGAGAGCCCCAAGCCCATCACGCAGCTCATTGCCTTCATGAAGGGCTCTCGCAAGATCGTCTTGACCCAGCCTTTGCACCAGCAGTTTGAGCGCCTTAGGGCGTTGCGCACCTGGCTGTTCTGGCTTCCTGTCGATATGCTGCAGCAGAGCAGTTGCTCCCCCAACTCGTTGGTCGTGATTGCTCACTACTACACGGCCGCTTTGCTGATGGAGCGTCTTTTCCCCGACATTGGTGCTGCCTATTTTGGAAGCCTTACCGTCAAGCCTATCGAGGAAATCCATCAACGTCTCAGCAGCTCGGAGAGGGGCCAGACCTCTCTCAGTTTCATGGATCACCCCCTCGGCACAGTCTACGAGTTCCGCTCCCGCATGGGTTGGGCCCATCCTGTCGACACGCCCGCATTCCATCAGTACACGGCGCCGCCCTTCTACATGAACGACGGTTCACCGGCCATGGTTCCCGCTGCTTCTCCAGAGTACTTCTATGGAGACAGCGTGTCATTCAGCTACAGCACCGAGGACCTGTCTGTTCCCAACAGCGCCGTCAGCCCTCTGCAGCTGTCATCCCCGTTCCCTCACTCTGGCAACCAGCAGTATCTTAACATCCCTAGCCCCTACGGCGCCTACAGTCCCGTCTCGAGCGTCTATGGCGACTTTGGCGACGCCGGCCACAGCGACTTCGAAGATTCTGGAAACTGGACGGTCCCCTACTCAGCCGCCTCTCCCGTCATGGGTCCTGCCAGCCACCGCTACAGTGTCGGGTTCGTTTCTTCTCCAATCCAGTCCACGTGGGCCTAG